A genome region from Flavobacterium sp. CFS9 includes the following:
- a CDS encoding BtrH N-terminal domain-containing protein: MQTNFTHHQSAHCENGVASNLLKNNGLNISEPMVFGIGSGLFFVYLPFIKVNHAPAISYRTLPGQIFNKLASRLNLKIKRQKFSSVVNANKALDENLKNNIPTGLQVGVYHLSYFPDEYRFHFNAHNLVVYGKTETDYLVSDPVMETVTTLTHDELDKVRFAKGAFAPRGQMYYPIQIPKDVDLKSAIIKGIKNTCRDMLAPMPIVGVRGIKFVSRQIRKWPVKHGTKKANHYLAQMVRMQEEIGTGGGGFRFIYAAFLQEASVILNNEELKSLSKEMTQIGDSWRDFAVEASRIYKNRSAKEDAYNTIADELLDIANREEIFFKKLKKAIS; this comes from the coding sequence ATGCAAACTAATTTTACACATCATCAATCTGCCCATTGCGAAAATGGAGTAGCTTCGAATTTGTTAAAAAACAACGGACTGAATATCAGTGAACCAATGGTTTTTGGTATTGGCTCCGGACTTTTCTTCGTATACCTGCCGTTTATAAAAGTCAATCACGCTCCGGCCATTAGTTACAGAACTTTACCCGGGCAGATTTTTAACAAACTGGCGAGCCGTTTAAACTTAAAAATAAAAAGACAAAAATTTTCCTCTGTAGTAAATGCCAACAAGGCCCTAGACGAAAATTTAAAAAATAATATCCCAACCGGATTACAAGTTGGCGTGTACCATTTGAGTTATTTCCCTGATGAATACCGCTTTCATTTTAACGCACACAATTTAGTGGTTTACGGAAAAACCGAAACCGATTATCTGGTGAGTGATCCTGTGATGGAAACCGTTACCACCCTGACACATGACGAACTGGACAAGGTGCGTTTTGCCAAAGGAGCTTTTGCACCAAGAGGACAAATGTACTATCCGATTCAAATTCCGAAGGACGTTGATTTAAAAAGTGCCATTATAAAAGGAATCAAAAATACTTGTCGCGATATGTTAGCCCCAATGCCTATTGTGGGTGTTCGCGGAATCAAATTTGTTTCCAGACAAATCCGAAAATGGCCTGTAAAACACGGTACTAAAAAAGCCAATCACTATTTGGCACAAATGGTTCGTATGCAGGAAGAAATAGGTACAGGAGGCGGAGGTTTCCGATTTATCTATGCTGCTTTTTTACAAGAAGCTTCAGTTATTCTGAACAATGAAGAATTAAAATCCCTTTCAAAAGAGATGACACAGATTGGCGATTCATGGCGTGATTTTGCTGTTGAAGCCTCAAGAATTTACAAAAACAGAAGCGCCAAAGAAGATGCTTACAATACAATTGCCGATGAACTTTTAGACATTGCCAATCGCGAAGAGATCTTTTTCAAAAAACTAAAAAAAGCTATTAGCTAA
- a CDS encoding ABC transporter permease translates to MKTGVDIQNYLPHRAPLLMVDLILDINSSFVETTFLIREDNIFVDNNIFIEAGLIENTAQTCSSIVGKKYFFDDDGTENENVNVIGFISAIKNLKIHALPKVNDTIITKANLVSKFVGDDYTLCTMSCESLVGDKLLLECEINLFIQQTISAIS, encoded by the coding sequence ATGAAAACCGGAGTCGACATACAAAACTATCTGCCCCACCGAGCGCCATTGCTTATGGTGGATTTAATTTTGGATATAAATTCCAGTTTTGTAGAAACCACGTTTTTGATCCGTGAAGACAATATTTTTGTTGACAACAACATTTTTATTGAAGCCGGGCTCATCGAAAACACCGCACAAACCTGCTCTTCCATTGTAGGCAAAAAATATTTTTTTGACGATGACGGAACAGAAAATGAAAACGTAAATGTAATTGGTTTCATCAGTGCCATAAAGAATCTGAAAATACATGCACTGCCAAAAGTTAATGACACTATTATTACCAAAGCAAATTTAGTTTCAAAATTTGTGGGTGACGATTATACTTTATGCACCATGAGCTGCGAAAGTTTAGTAGGTGACAAACTACTTTTAGAATGCGAAATTAACCTGTTCATTCAACAAACGATTTCGGCTATTTCATAA
- a CDS encoding beta-ketoacyl-ACP synthase III, with the protein MFEVYITKAAKYLPNEAISNDEMESYLGLINDAASKARRIILRNNKITTRYYAIDKSGKSTHNNAELTRNAILQLFDENFTAQDLEVLSCGTSTPDIFLPSHAAMVHGLLKNKSVELNSSTGVCCAGMNSLKFGFLSIKSGNSKNAICTGSEKVSTWLNAQMYNHEAANLKSLEEQPIIAFKKDFLRWMLSDGAGAFLLENQPKGAISLKIEWMEAFSYAYELETCMYAGGDKLENGEIKAWSDYAPEQWLNESVFAIKQDVKLLDEFILSKGAESMKDAMDKNNITSDHVDYFIPHVSSNFFVEGLKKGLTEKGIGMADEKWFMNLSRVGNVGSASIYLALEELMNSGNLKKGERILLSVPESGRFSFAYAYLTVC; encoded by the coding sequence ATGTTTGAAGTATATATTACCAAAGCTGCAAAATATTTGCCAAACGAAGCCATTTCTAATGATGAGATGGAAAGTTATTTAGGCCTCATTAATGATGCTGCCTCTAAAGCAAGACGTATTATTTTGCGCAATAATAAAATCACAACTCGTTATTACGCAATAGATAAATCGGGGAAAAGCACGCATAACAATGCCGAATTAACCCGAAATGCCATTCTGCAACTGTTTGATGAAAACTTTACAGCACAGGATCTTGAAGTACTTTCATGCGGAACCTCAACACCTGACATTTTCCTTCCTTCGCATGCTGCAATGGTACACGGTTTATTGAAAAACAAATCTGTAGAACTTAATTCGTCAACAGGAGTTTGCTGTGCCGGTATGAATTCTTTAAAATTTGGTTTCCTGTCGATAAAATCCGGAAACTCTAAAAATGCCATTTGTACAGGATCTGAAAAAGTTTCGACCTGGCTGAATGCTCAGATGTACAACCACGAGGCAGCCAATTTGAAAAGTCTGGAAGAACAACCTATCATTGCTTTCAAAAAAGATTTTTTACGATGGATGTTATCTGATGGTGCGGGAGCGTTTTTGTTAGAAAACCAGCCAAAAGGAGCTATCTCATTAAAAATCGAATGGATGGAAGCCTTTTCGTATGCTTACGAATTGGAAACTTGTATGTACGCCGGTGGTGATAAATTAGAAAATGGCGAGATCAAAGCCTGGAGCGATTATGCACCGGAGCAATGGTTAAACGAATCTGTTTTTGCCATCAAACAAGATGTGAAGTTACTGGACGAATTTATTCTTTCCAAAGGAGCGGAAAGCATGAAAGACGCTATGGATAAAAACAACATCACTTCAGATCATGTCGATTATTTCATTCCTCACGTTTCTTCTAACTTTTTTGTGGAAGGACTTAAAAAAGGACTAACTGAAAAAGGAATCGGTATGGCCGATGAAAAATGGTTCATGAATCTTTCAAGAGTTGGAAATGTTGGTTCTGCTTCTATTTACCTGGCCTTGGAAGAATTAATGAATTCAGGAAATCTGAAAAAAGGAGAACGTATTCTATTATCTGTTCCGGAAAGTGGAAGATTCTCTTTTGCATATGCTTATTTAACTGTTTGCTAA
- a CDS encoding dialkylrecorsinol condensing enzyme DarA translates to MKNVLVIYYTQSGQLGTIARNIAKPFLNSEEINVTFHEIQLQKSFPFPWNKDAFFDAFPESFLQIPTELKPVPEEILNTKYDLILFHYQVWYLSPSIPINSFLKSAEAKKILNNTPVITISGSRNMWIMAQEKIKVLLKEANAQLVGNVALVDRVGNLISVITIVEWMFSGVKKKYLGIFPLPGVSEKDIQESDKFGETILSEFKQNQLQNLQPKLVAIDAVKISPYLVTVDKTANKIFTKWSNLIYKNQKNRKTLLKVFNVYLFLAIWLISPIVYILHLITYPFKLNTIKRETQYYQGV, encoded by the coding sequence ATGAAAAATGTTCTCGTTATTTATTATACGCAGTCTGGACAACTGGGAACAATCGCACGAAATATTGCAAAACCCTTCCTGAATTCAGAGGAGATCAATGTAACTTTTCACGAAATACAACTGCAGAAATCTTTTCCTTTTCCTTGGAATAAAGATGCTTTTTTTGACGCTTTTCCCGAATCATTTCTGCAAATTCCGACCGAACTAAAACCGGTTCCGGAAGAAATTCTTAATACAAAATACGATCTGATATTGTTTCATTATCAGGTTTGGTATTTGTCCCCTTCCATTCCGATCAATTCTTTTCTGAAAAGTGCCGAAGCCAAAAAAATACTAAACAATACACCTGTTATCACCATAAGCGGTTCCCGCAATATGTGGATTATGGCACAGGAAAAAATCAAAGTTTTACTAAAAGAAGCCAATGCACAGCTTGTTGGAAATGTAGCTTTAGTAGATCGTGTTGGCAATTTAATCAGTGTAATTACGATTGTAGAATGGATGTTTTCGGGCGTAAAGAAAAAATATCTTGGTATTTTTCCACTTCCGGGAGTATCGGAAAAAGACATACAGGAGTCGGATAAATTTGGAGAAACAATACTTTCTGAATTTAAGCAAAATCAATTACAGAACTTACAGCCCAAATTGGTTGCAATTGATGCCGTTAAGATTAGTCCTTATTTGGTTACCGTTGATAAAACCGCCAATAAAATTTTTACTAAGTGGTCGAATCTGATTTATAAAAATCAAAAAAACAGAAAAACACTTCTTAAAGTATTTAATGTTTATTTATTCCTTGCAATATGGTTAATCTCGCCAATAGTGTATATATTGCACCTTATTACCTACCCCTTTAAGTTAAATACCATAAAAAGAGAAACTCAATATTATCAAGGAGTTTAG
- a CDS encoding lipid A biosynthesis acyltransferase has product MSQWDGKSKGTVLGYRIFVFLIQKAGVKAAYVLLYFVASYYFLFLKKSNKAIFYYFKERLQYSWFRSKKMVFRSYYTFGQTIIDKISISAGMRNRFTYEFDGIEVLKKLLAEKKGGVLISAHVGNFEIAEHFLGDIDLNFQINLVTTDLEHSAIKNYLESVTQKPTVKFIIIKDDLSHIFEINAALANNELVCFTGDRYFEGTKSLSENILGQEANFPAGPFLIASRLKVPVVFVYVMKEPNLHYHLYAREAVSKHRDEKGLLKEYVQSVETILQKYPLQWFNYFDFWNDLK; this is encoded by the coding sequence ATGAGTCAATGGGATGGCAAATCAAAAGGAACAGTTTTAGGCTATAGAATATTCGTTTTTTTAATACAAAAAGCGGGTGTTAAGGCTGCTTATGTCCTGCTTTATTTTGTTGCTTCGTATTACTTTTTGTTTTTAAAAAAAAGCAACAAAGCCATTTTCTATTACTTTAAGGAAAGGCTTCAATATTCCTGGTTCAGATCTAAAAAAATGGTCTTCAGAAGTTACTATACTTTTGGACAAACGATCATTGATAAAATTTCCATTTCGGCAGGAATGCGAAACAGATTCACCTATGAATTTGACGGAATTGAGGTACTGAAAAAACTTTTGGCAGAGAAAAAAGGAGGTGTTTTAATTAGTGCCCATGTTGGAAATTTCGAAATTGCCGAACATTTCCTTGGTGATATTGATCTTAATTTTCAAATCAATCTGGTTACTACCGATCTGGAACATTCTGCCATCAAAAATTATCTGGAGAGCGTCACCCAAAAACCTACTGTAAAATTCATCATTATCAAAGACGATTTGTCTCATATTTTTGAGATCAATGCGGCGCTGGCCAATAACGAATTGGTTTGTTTTACCGGCGATCGCTACTTTGAAGGTACCAAATCTCTTTCGGAAAATATATTAGGTCAAGAAGCTAATTTTCCTGCGGGTCCGTTTTTAATTGCTTCACGATTAAAAGTACCTGTTGTTTTTGTCTATGTAATGAAAGAACCGAACCTACATTATCATTTGTACGCCAGAGAAGCTGTCTCGAAACATCGTGATGAAAAAGGATTACTGAAAGAATATGTACAAAGCGTTGAGACTATTCTGCAAAAGTATCCTTTGCAATGGTTCAATTATTTTGACTTCTGGAATGATTTGAAATAA
- a CDS encoding phosphopantetheine-binding protein, with product MNKEEIIARINGFLVDEFEVDNDDIEPDANLKETLGLDSLDYVDLVVSIESNFGVKLVEADFVGIATFQNFYDLIETKLKAKAV from the coding sequence ATGAATAAAGAAGAGATTATAGCAAGAATTAATGGTTTTTTGGTTGATGAATTTGAAGTAGACAATGATGATATCGAACCGGATGCTAATTTAAAAGAGACACTTGGATTAGATAGTTTAGATTATGTAGATTTAGTAGTCTCAATCGAATCTAACTTTGGTGTAAAACTGGTAGAAGCTGATTTTGTTGGAATTGCTACTTTTCAGAATTTTTATGACCTTATTGAAACCAAACTAAAAGCTAAAGCTGTTTAA
- a CDS encoding beta-ketoacyl synthase: protein MNKRVVITGMGIYSCIGTSLDEVKESLYQGKSGIQFDSERKEFGFQSALTGMVPKADLKNLLTRRQRMSIGEETEYAYMATIEALKNANIDDAFFEEREVGIMYGNDSVSKAVIDATDIVREKKDTALIGSGAIFKSMNSTVTMNLSTIFKLRGINLTVSAACASGSHSIGLAYFLIKSGFQDVIICGGAQEINKYAMSSFDGLGVFSARENEPEKASRPFDKDRDGLIPSGGGATLILESYESAIARGATIIAEIAGYGFSSNGGHISTPNVEGPSIAMQRALDDAQLKATDVDYINAHATSTPVGDGNEAKAIFEVFGERNPYVSSTKSMTGHECWMAGASEVIYSILMMQHDFIAPNINLENPDEDAAKLNLVKTTLNKKFDIFLSNSFGFGGTNSALVVKKFKLNNE from the coding sequence ATGAATAAAAGAGTTGTAATTACTGGAATGGGAATTTATTCTTGTATCGGAACTTCTTTAGATGAAGTAAAGGAATCTTTATACCAGGGAAAATCAGGTATTCAGTTTGATTCTGAAAGAAAAGAATTTGGTTTCCAATCGGCCCTTACGGGAATGGTTCCGAAGGCTGATTTAAAAAATCTATTGACCCGCAGACAGCGAATGAGCATTGGTGAAGAGACCGAGTACGCTTATATGGCTACGATCGAAGCATTAAAAAATGCCAATATAGATGATGCCTTTTTTGAGGAACGCGAAGTGGGAATTATGTATGGAAATGACAGTGTTTCAAAAGCTGTTATTGACGCTACAGATATTGTACGAGAGAAAAAAGACACTGCCTTAATAGGTTCGGGAGCTATTTTTAAATCGATGAATTCAACGGTAACCATGAATTTATCAACGATTTTTAAACTTCGCGGTATCAATCTTACCGTAAGTGCAGCCTGTGCCAGCGGATCACACTCTATAGGACTTGCTTATTTTTTAATCAAAAGCGGATTTCAGGACGTTATCATCTGTGGAGGTGCACAGGAAATCAATAAATATGCCATGAGCAGTTTTGATGGTTTGGGTGTTTTTTCGGCCAGAGAAAACGAACCGGAAAAAGCTTCCCGTCCGTTCGACAAGGACCGCGACGGATTAATTCCGAGTGGTGGCGGTGCAACGTTAATTCTGGAAAGCTATGAATCGGCTATTGCCAGAGGCGCTACCATTATTGCTGAAATTGCCGGCTACGGATTCTCTTCAAACGGCGGACACATCTCGACACCTAATGTCGAAGGCCCGTCTATAGCCATGCAACGAGCGCTTGATGATGCACAGCTAAAAGCAACTGATGTTGATTATATAAATGCTCATGCAACCTCAACTCCTGTTGGAGACGGAAACGAAGCCAAAGCTATTTTTGAAGTTTTTGGAGAAAGAAATCCATATGTGAGTTCTACCAAATCTATGACAGGTCACGAATGCTGGATGGCAGGAGCAAGCGAAGTAATCTACTCTATCTTAATGATGCAGCACGATTTCATTGCCCCGAACATCAATTTGGAAAACCCTGATGAAGATGCAGCTAAATTAAATTTGGTCAAAACTACTTTAAACAAAAAATTTGACATATTTTTGTCCAATTCCTTCGGATTCGGAGGAACCAACTCTGCGTTGGTGGTTAAAAAGTTTAAATTGAACAATGAATAA
- the fabG gene encoding 3-oxoacyl-ACP reductase FabG, translated as MKCVLVTGGSRGIGSAICKKLAVDANYHILINYHSNKTAAEVTLQEIQKLGATGEILGFDVSNFEDVQKTLTQWQEANPEAIVEAIVNNAGITKDGLFMWMSPEDWNGVVNTSLNGFFNVTQFFIQKMLRNKYGRIVNMVSVSGVKGTAGQTNYSAAKGAIVAATKALAQEVAKRNITVNAVAPGFIKTDMTSELDEKELLKLIPVNRFGEAEEVADLVSFLISKKSSYITGEIININGGIYS; from the coding sequence ATGAAATGTGTATTAGTAACTGGCGGTTCACGAGGAATTGGAAGTGCTATTTGTAAAAAATTAGCCGTTGATGCAAATTATCATATCCTGATTAACTATCACTCGAATAAAACTGCTGCTGAAGTAACGCTTCAGGAAATACAAAAACTAGGAGCAACGGGAGAGATCTTAGGTTTTGATGTTTCCAATTTTGAAGACGTACAAAAGACATTAACACAATGGCAGGAAGCTAATCCGGAAGCAATTGTAGAAGCAATTGTAAACAATGCCGGAATTACAAAAGACGGTCTTTTTATGTGGATGAGTCCCGAAGACTGGAATGGTGTAGTAAACACCAGTTTGAACGGATTTTTTAATGTTACGCAATTTTTTATTCAAAAAATGCTGCGCAACAAATACGGCCGAATTGTCAATATGGTTTCCGTTTCAGGAGTAAAAGGAACAGCCGGACAAACAAATTATTCGGCTGCAAAAGGCGCAATTGTTGCAGCCACCAAAGCACTGGCCCAGGAAGTTGCCAAACGTAATATTACGGTAAATGCTGTTGCACCCGGTTTTATTAAAACGGACATGACCAGCGAACTGGATGAGAAAGAATTATTAAAGCTGATTCCGGTAAACCGATTTGGAGAAGCGGAGGAAGTGGCAGATTTGGTAAGCTTTTTGATTTCAAAAAAATCAAGTTATATTACAGGAGAAATCATAAATATAAACGGAGGAATATATTCTTAG
- a CDS encoding WG repeat-containing protein → MKKTLIILFAFTIQFVNSQELALVKKDSKIGYLSKDGNFKIEPQYKSARSFSEGLAAVENNGKWGFIDAKGAWVIPADFKNVKDFNSGIAVVQKDKDWVYINTKGEIQNAPVSDKLFDFENGVAFIRQNGKVGLINSKMAVVLEPKYDQIKSFENGFARVENNKKWGIINTSGKEIIEPAYEEIGNYFKNTSWARKDKTFGIVSSGSFIPVDGAEKIWDFDTQDLTYAKKNGKIGFIDLRGNWVITPIYDKAKAFSKNLAPVCVGSKWGYINPKAEFVIEPTYSDAEVFSTDGLAPVKEKNWGFINQTGKLVIPTQYNITANGFVIALFVKQDKGFIDGLARVKNEGKWGFLKPDGTVLGNQWFENAELFSQSKERISTAEIATEKPKAETKTTEKSETKTTKKPVAKKKK, encoded by the coding sequence ATGAAAAAGACACTTATTATTTTATTTGCATTCACTATTCAATTTGTTAATAGTCAGGAATTGGCGTTAGTTAAAAAAGATTCAAAAATTGGATATCTTTCCAAAGACGGAAATTTTAAAATTGAGCCTCAGTACAAATCCGCAAGAAGTTTTTCTGAAGGGTTAGCAGCTGTGGAGAATAATGGAAAATGGGGGTTTATAGATGCTAAAGGAGCCTGGGTAATTCCGGCCGATTTTAAAAATGTTAAAGATTTCAACAGCGGAATTGCAGTTGTACAAAAAGACAAAGACTGGGTTTATATCAATACAAAAGGAGAAATTCAAAACGCTCCTGTGTCAGACAAACTTTTTGATTTCGAAAATGGCGTAGCGTTCATTCGACAAAATGGCAAAGTAGGATTAATCAATTCGAAAATGGCCGTTGTTTTAGAACCAAAATACGATCAGATCAAATCTTTTGAAAACGGTTTTGCCAGAGTTGAAAACAATAAAAAATGGGGAATTATCAATACTTCCGGTAAAGAAATAATCGAGCCTGCATACGAAGAAATAGGCAATTATTTCAAAAACACAAGCTGGGCAAGAAAAGATAAAACCTTTGGAATAGTGAGTTCAGGAAGTTTTATTCCGGTTGACGGAGCTGAAAAAATCTGGGATTTTGACACGCAGGATCTGACTTATGCCAAGAAAAACGGCAAAATTGGATTCATTGACTTAAGAGGAAATTGGGTGATTACTCCAATTTATGACAAGGCGAAAGCGTTCTCCAAAAACTTAGCCCCGGTTTGTGTAGGATCCAAATGGGGATATATCAATCCGAAAGCGGAGTTTGTAATCGAACCTACCTACAGTGATGCTGAAGTTTTTAGTACTGACGGACTGGCTCCGGTGAAAGAAAAAAACTGGGGATTCATCAATCAAACCGGAAAATTAGTTATTCCAACCCAATACAATATTACAGCAAACGGTTTTGTTATCGCACTGTTCGTAAAACAGGACAAAGGCTTTATCGATGGTCTGGCCCGGGTAAAAAATGAAGGAAAATGGGGATTCTTAAAACCAGACGGGACTGTATTAGGCAACCAATGGTTTGAAAATGCTGAACTGTTTTCACAATCAAAAGAAAGAATCAGCACGGCAGAAATAGCTACAGAAAAACCAAAAGCAGAAACAAAAACGACTGAAAAGTCAGAAACAAAAACTACCAAAAAACCGGTAGCCAAAAAGAAGAAATAA
- the hutH gene encoding histidine ammonia-lyase, which yields MNTINEYLSLAEFESIIFGNNKVVISDIVLNRVNESFNFLKEFSGNKVIYGVNTGFGPMAQYRIKESDQIQLQYNLIRSHSSGTGKPLSPVCAKAAILARLNTLSLGNSGVHPSVIHLMAELINKDITPLIFEHGGVGASGDLVQLSHLALVLIGEGEVFYKGDRRPTAEVFEIEGLKPIQVEIREGLALINGTSVMTGIGVVNVHLAKKLLDWSLKCSCAINELVQAYDDHFSEELNQTKRHKGQQEVASRMRQNLSDSTLIRKREDHLYSGENTEEIFKEKVQEYYSLRCVPQILGPVLETINNVASILEDEFNSANDNPIIDVKNKHVYHGGNFHGDYISLEMDKLKIVITKLTMLAERQLNYLLNSKINEILPPFVNLGTLGFNFGMQGVQFTATSTTAESQMLSNPMYVHSIPNNNDNQDIVSMGTNAAVITSKVIENSFEVLSIEMITIVQAIDYLGQKDKISSVTKEWYDDVRNIIPEFKEDQVMYPFVQKVKDYLIHS from the coding sequence ATGAACACAATTAATGAATATTTAAGTTTAGCAGAATTCGAGTCTATTATTTTTGGAAATAATAAAGTTGTCATCAGCGATATTGTTTTAAACAGAGTGAATGAAAGCTTCAATTTCCTAAAAGAATTTTCAGGAAACAAAGTAATATACGGTGTCAACACAGGTTTCGGACCGATGGCTCAATACAGAATTAAAGAATCTGATCAAATACAATTACAATACAATTTAATCCGAAGCCACTCTTCAGGAACAGGAAAACCTTTAAGCCCTGTTTGTGCGAAAGCAGCAATTTTGGCTCGTTTAAATACTTTATCATTAGGTAATTCAGGGGTTCATCCATCTGTAATTCACCTGATGGCAGAACTGATCAACAAAGACATTACTCCTCTTATTTTTGAACATGGCGGTGTAGGTGCCAGTGGAGATTTAGTACAATTATCACACTTAGCTTTGGTTTTAATTGGCGAAGGCGAAGTTTTCTATAAAGGAGACCGAAGACCAACTGCGGAAGTTTTCGAAATCGAAGGTTTAAAACCTATTCAGGTAGAAATCAGAGAAGGTCTGGCATTAATCAACGGAACTTCGGTAATGACCGGAATTGGAGTTGTAAATGTACATCTTGCCAAAAAATTATTAGACTGGTCTTTAAAATGTTCCTGTGCAATCAACGAATTGGTTCAGGCATACGACGATCATTTCTCGGAAGAATTAAACCAAACCAAACGTCATAAAGGACAACAGGAAGTAGCCTCCAGAATGAGACAAAATCTTTCAGACAGTACCTTGATCCGTAAAAGAGAAGATCACTTGTATTCCGGAGAAAACACCGAAGAAATTTTCAAGGAAAAAGTTCAGGAATACTATTCTTTACGTTGTGTTCCTCAAATTTTAGGACCGGTTTTAGAGACTATAAACAATGTCGCTTCGATTTTGGAAGACGAATTTAACTCGGCAAACGACAATCCTATTATAGATGTAAAAAACAAACACGTTTATCACGGAGGAAATTTCCACGGCGATTATATTTCGCTTGAAATGGATAAACTAAAAATTGTTATTACCAAATTAACCATGTTGGCAGAACGTCAGTTAAATTATTTACTGAATTCAAAAATCAACGAAATCCTTCCTCCATTTGTTAACTTAGGAACTTTAGGATTCAATTTCGGTATGCAGGGAGTTCAGTTTACTGCTACCTCAACAACTGCCGAAAGCCAGATGTTGTCTAACCCAATGTACGTTCACAGTATCCCGAACAACAACGACAATCAGGACATTGTAAGTATGGGAACTAATGCTGCCGTTATTACTTCAAAAGTTATCGAAAACTCGTTTGAGGTTTTAAGTATCGAAATGATTACCATTGTTCAGGCTATTGATTATTTAGGACAAAAAGATAAAATTTCATCGGTTACCAAAGAATGGTATGACGATGTTCGAAACATAATTCCTGAATTTAAAGAAGATCAGGTGATGTATCCTTTTGTTCAGAAAGTAAAAGATTACCTGATTCACAGTTAA
- a CDS encoding NAD(P)/FAD-dependent oxidoreductase: MIKEFVDVLVIGAGPSGCVSASYLHKNNIKIKVVEKTKFPRLVVGESLIPRVMDHFAEAELFESLDAMNFEKKLGARFIRGEEICVFDFSKKFGEGWDWTWQVPRADFDNTMAQEVIRKGIDLEFETEVLEVSFEGKNSKTIVKDKDGNLKEIHAKFIIDSSGYGRVLPRLLDLDTPSKLDPHSSIFTHVKDINREEGEEGTQISFDILETEVWLWVIPFSNGNTSLGVVGPTDFINSLSENKDNAEALRNAIQKSDYYIKRFKGTEFLFEPVKLENYSRAVKRMYGDGFALTGNSSEFLDPVFSSGVAFATESGMLAAKLYLKESQGIEVDWETEFTGYMKRGIAVFTTYVQEWYTGNLQTLFFHQPENPDVKEKICSVLAGYVWNEENPFVKKHDHVIKNMAYLLNMQKEQSPE, translated from the coding sequence ATGATAAAGGAGTTTGTTGATGTTTTAGTCATTGGCGCAGGACCATCAGGATGTGTCTCGGCATCGTATCTTCACAAAAACAACATTAAGATAAAAGTAGTTGAAAAAACAAAGTTTCCAAGACTTGTAGTTGGGGAAAGTCTTATCCCCCGGGTAATGGATCATTTTGCTGAGGCTGAGCTTTTTGAAAGTCTTGATGCCATGAATTTTGAAAAAAAACTTGGCGCTCGTTTTATCAGAGGAGAAGAAATTTGTGTTTTCGATTTCAGTAAAAAATTTGGTGAAGGCTGGGACTGGACCTGGCAGGTACCGCGTGCTGATTTTGACAACACGATGGCACAGGAAGTGATTCGAAAAGGAATTGATCTGGAATTTGAAACAGAAGTTCTGGAAGTTTCTTTTGAGGGTAAAAATTCTAAAACAATTGTAAAAGATAAGGATGGAAATCTAAAAGAAATACATGCTAAATTCATTATTGATTCCAGTGGATACGGTCGTGTTTTACCAAGACTTTTAGACCTGGATACGCCTTCAAAATTAGATCCGCACTCTTCGATATTTACACATGTAAAAGATATTAACAGAGAAGAAGGAGAAGAAGGAACTCAAATCTCTTTTGATATTCTCGAAACAGAAGTTTGGTTATGGGTAATTCCTTTCTCAAACGGAAATACCAGTCTGGGGGTTGTTGGACCAACCGATTTTATTAATTCGCTTTCAGAAAATAAAGACAATGCGGAGGCCTTAAGAAATGCGATTCAGAAATCAGATTATTATATCAAAAGATTTAAAGGAACCGAATTTTTATTTGAGCCGGTAAAACTGGAGAATTATTCAAGAGCGGTAAAAAGAATGTACGGTGATGGTTTTGCTTTAACAGGAAACAGTTCTGAATTTTTAGATCCGGTATTTTCATCTGGAGTGGCCTTTGCAACCGAATCCGGAATGCTGGCGGCCAAGTTGTACCTTAAAGAATCTCAGGGAATCGAAGTAGATTGGGAAACAGAATTCACCGGATATATGAAAAGGGGGATAGCTGTTTTTACCACGTATGTACAGGAATGGTACACTGGGAATCTTCAGACTTTGTTTTTTCATCAGCCGGAAAATCCGGATGTGAAAGAAAAGATCTGTTCGGTATTGGCAGGATATGTTTGGAACGAAGAAAATCCGTTTGTAAAAAAACACGATCACGTGATAAAGAATATGGCCTATTTACTAAATATGCAAAAAGAACAAAGCCCTGAATAA